Proteins encoded in a region of the Delphinus delphis chromosome 13, mDelDel1.2, whole genome shotgun sequence genome:
- the TRMT2A gene encoding tRNA (uracil-5-)-methyltransferase homolog A, whose translation MGDELDGEGRACVGGPVQDGPTAPGSPAAPGPHQGEEQATGAGAAGPGAQPGPYGYIRAGLFTSEIFKLELQNVPRHASFSDVRRFLGRFGLQPHKTKLFGQPPCAFVTFRSAAERDKALCVLHGALWKGRPLSVRLARPKADPLARKRQREDQGEPPTTPATCIADVVTPLWTMPYAEQLERKRLECEQVLQKLAKEIGSTNRALLPWLLLQRHKHNKACCPLEGVRPSPQQTEYRNKCEFLVGVGVDGEDNTVGCRLGKYKGGTCAVAAPFDTVHIPGATKQVVKAFQEFIRSTPYSAYDPETYSGHWKQLTVRISRRGQAMAIAYFHPQNLSPEELEGLKASLAQHFMEGSGKTSGVTCLYFVEEGQRKTPSQEGLPLEHVAGDECIREDLLGLTFRISPHAFFQVNTPAAEVLYTLIQDWAQLDAGSTVLDVCCGTGTIGLALARKVKRVVGIELCQEAVEDARVNALDNELSNVEFHCGRAEDLVPALVSRLASQQLMAILDPPRAGLHSKVILAVRRAENLKRLLYVSCNPRAAMGNFVDLCRAPSNRVKGSPFRPVKAVAVDLFPQTPHCEMLILFERVEHPNGMGALEPQDPPVQSPPGPPGDTPPETRASPAS comes from the exons ATGGGTGACGAGCTCGACGGCGAA GGCCGGGCGTGCGTGGGGGGCCCCGTCCAGGACGGCCCCACCGCGCCGGGCAGCCCCGCGGCCCCGGGCCCCCATCAGGGGGAGGAGCAGGCCACGGGGGCCGGGGCCGCGGGACCGGGTGCTCAGCCGGGGCCCTACGGCTACATCCGGGCTGGCCTCTTCACCTCGGAGATCTTCAAGCTGGAGCTTCAGAACGTGCCGCGCCACGCCAGCTTTAGCGACGTCCGGCGCTTCCTGGGCCGCTTCGGGCTGCAGCCCCACAAGACGAAGCTGTTCGGGCAGCCTCCCTGCGCCTTCGTGACCTTTCGCAGCGCCGCCGAGCGCGACAAAGCCCTGTGTGTGCTGCACGGCGCCCTGTGGAAGGGCCGGCCGCTCAGCGTGCGCCTCGCCAGGCCCAAGGCTGACCCCTTGGCCCGGAAGAGGCAGCGGGAGGACCAAGGGGAGCCGCCTACCACCCCCGCCACGTGCATTGCTGATGTGGTGACCCCTCTTTGGACGATGCCCTACGCGGAGCAGCTTGAACGGAAGCGGTTGGAGTGTGAGCAGGTGCTGCAGAAGCTTGCCAA GGAAATCGGGAGCACCAACCGCGCCCTGCTCCCTTGGCTGCTTTTACAGAGGCACAAACACAACAAGGCCTGCTGCCCACTGGAGGGGGTCCGGCCATCACCTCAGCAG ACCGAGTATCGGAACAAATGTGAGTTTCTTGTTGGTGTTGGGGTGGATGGGGAAGACAACACAGTCGGCTGCCGGCTTGGCAAGTACAAGGGCGGGACGTGTGCTGTGGCAGCCCCCTTCGACACCGTGCATATCCCTGGGGCCACCAAGCAGGTGGTGAAGGCTTTCCAGGAGTTCATCCG GTCCACTCCCTACTCGGCGTATGACCCGGAGACATACTCGGGTCACTGGAAGCAGCTGACCGTGCGCATCAGCCGCCGTGGCCAAGCCATGGCCATTGCCTACTTCCACCCGCAG AATCTGAGCCCTGAGGAGCTGGAGGGGCTGAAGGCTTCTTTGGCACAGCACTTCATGGAGGGGTCAGGCAAGACCAGCGGGGTGACTTGCCTCTACTTCGTGGAGGAGGGACAGCG AAAGACCCCCAGCCAAGAGGGCCTGCCTTTGGAGCACGTGGCCGGGGACGAGTGCATCCGCGAGGACCTGCTGGGGCTGACCTTCCGGATTTCCCCTCACGCCTTCTTCCAG GTGAACACCCCCGCAGCTGAGGTGCTCTACACGCTCATCCAGGACTGGGCCCAGCTGGACGCAGGGAGCACGGTGCTGGACGTGTGCTGCGGCACCGGCACCATCGGCCTGGCTCTGGCCCGG AAGGTAAAGAGAGTCGTGGGGATCGAGCTGTGCCAGGAGGCTGTGGAGGACGCCCGGGTGAATGCCCTGGACAACG AGTTGAGCAACGTTGAGTTCCATTGCGGGAGGGCCGAGGACCTGGTGCCTGCACTGGTGAGCAGACTGGCATCCCAGCAGCTCATGGCCATCCTGGACCCACCCCGCGCCGGTCTAC ATTCCAAAGTGATCCTGGCTGTCCGCAGAGCTGAGAACCTCAAGCGACTCCTATATGTCTCCTGCAACCCCCGAGCAGCCATGGGCAACTTTGTGGA CCTCTGCAGGGCCCCGTCGAACCGGGTGAAGGGCAGTCCGTTCCGGCCAGTTAAGGCTGTGGCCGTGGACCTGTTCCCGCAGACCCCACACTGTGAGATGCTCATCCTGTTTGAGAGAGTGGAGCACCCCAATGGCATGGGGGCCCTAGAGCCCCAGGATCCTCCTGTCCAGTCCCCACCAGGGCCCCCAGGTGACACCCCACCAGAAACCAGGGCCTCCCCTGCTTCTTAG